In a single window of the Mesoplodon densirostris isolate mMesDen1 chromosome 16, mMesDen1 primary haplotype, whole genome shotgun sequence genome:
- the ZNF12 gene encoding zinc finger protein 12, producing the protein MNRPLGPVSFTDVAVDFTQDEWQQLDPEQKTTYRDVMLENYSHLVSVGCHIIKPEVITKLEKGEEPWIVGGEFLLQSYPEEDWEVHDLIEGAQENEDKHSRQTESVNNKTLIEERGNVFDKTFNVETNPVPSRKISCKCDSYGKSLKSTSEYISSDGSYARMKPDECSACGKSLLHVKLEKTHPGDKPYEFNQNREAYALNEGSIYQNIHILEKPFEYMEYQKAFQKGTVFVNHMEEKPYKWNESEIAFLQMSNLSVHQRAHMEVKPYECNACGKSFCKKSKFIIHQRTHTGEKPYECNQCGKSFCQKGTLTVHQRTHTGEKPYECTECGKTFYQKLHLIQHQRTHSGEKPYECSYCGKSFCQKTHLTQHQRTHSGERPYVCHDCGKTFSQKSALNDHQKIHTGVKLYKCNECGKCFCRKSTLTTHQRTHTGEKPYECNECGKFFSRLSYLTVHYRTHSGEKPYECNECGKTFYLNSALMRHQRVHTGEKPYECNECGKLFSQLSYLTIHHRTHSGVKPYECNECGKTFYQNSALCRHRRIHKGEKPYECYICGKFFSQMSYLTIHHRIHSGEKPYECNECGKTFCQNSALNRHQRTHTGEKAYECYECGKFFSQMSYLTIHHRIHSGEKPFECNECGKAFSRMSYLTVHYRTHSGEKPYECNECGKKFYHKSAFNSHQRVHRRGNMNILDVGRLL; encoded by the exons ATGAATCGGCCTCTG GGGCCAGTGTCATTCACGGACGTGGCTGTGGACTTCACCCAGGATGAGTGGCAGCAGCTGGACCCTGAGCAGAAGACAACCTACAGggatgtgatgctggagaactaCAGCCATCTGGTCTCCGTGG GGTGTCACATTATCAAACCGGAAGTGATCACCAAGTTGGAGAAAGGAGAAGAGCCATGGATAGTGGGAGGAGAATTCCTACTTCAGAGTTACCCAG AAGAAGACTGGGAAGTCCATGATCTGATAGAGGGAGCCCAGGAAAATGAAGACAAACATTCAAGGCAAACTGAATCTGTCAACAACAAAACCCTGATTGAAGAGAGAGGTAATGTTTTTGATAAGACTTTTAATGTGGAAACAAACCCTGTTCCTTCAAGAAAAATATCCTGTAAATGTGACTCATATGGAAAGAGTTTAAAATCTACTTCAGAATATATTAGTAGTGATGGAAGCTATGCAAGAATGAAGCCTGATGAATGTAGTGCATGTGGGAAATCACTTCTCCATGTTAAGCTTGAAAAAACTCATCCAGGAGATAAACCTTATGAATTTAATCAAAATAGGGAGGCTTATGCTCTAAATGAAGGAAGTATTTATCAGAACATTCATATTTTAGAGAAACCCTTTGAATATATGGAATATCAGAAAGCTTTTCAAAAGGGTACAGTGTTTGTTAATCATATGGAGGAGAAGCCCTACAAGTGGAACGAATCTGAAATAGCCTTTCTCCAAATGTCAAACCTCAGTGTGCACCAGAGAGCTCATATGGAAGTGAAGCCCTATGAATGCAATGCATGTGGGAAATCCTTCTGTAAAAAGTCAAAATTTATTATACACCAGAGGactcatacaggagagaaaccttatgaatgtaaCCAATGTGGGAAATCTTTCTGCCAGAAGGGAACCCTCACTGTACATCAGCGaacacacacaggggagaagccctatgAATGTACTGAATGTGGGAAAACCTTCTACCAGAAGTTACACCTCATTCAACATCAGAGAACTCACTCAGGAGAGAAGCCCTATGAATGTAGTTATTGTGGAAAATCCTTTTGCCAGAAGACACATCTCACACAACACCAGAGAACACATTCAGGAGAGAGACCCTATGTTTGTCATGACTGTGGAAAAACCTTCTCCCAGAAGTCAGCACTTAACGACCATCAGAAAATTCACACAGGTGTGAAACTCTATAAGTGCAACGAGTGTGGGAAATGCTTTTGCCGCAAGTCTACTCTGACTACACACCAGAGgacacacacaggagagaaaccctacgAGTGCAATGAATGTGGGAAATTCTTCTCTCGGTTGTCATATCTCACTGTACATTACAGAACTCATTCAGGAGAGAAGCCCTATGAATGTAACGAATGTGGGAAAACCTTCTACCTGAACTCAGCCCTCATGAGACATCAGAGAGtccacacaggagagaagccctatgaatgtaatgaatgtggaaagTTATTCTCCCAGTTGTCATACCTCACTATACATCATAGAACTCACTCAGGAgtgaaaccctatgaatgtaacgAATGTGGGAAGACCTTCTACCAGAATTCAGCCCTTTGTAGACATCGGAGAATACATAAAGGAGAGAAGCCCTATGAATGTTACATATGTGGGAAGTTCTTCTCTCAGATGTCATACCTCACTATACATCATAGAATTCATTCAGGAGAGAAGCCctatgaatgtaatgaatgtgggaaaaccTTCTGCCAGAATTCAGCCCTTAATAGACATCAGAGaacacacacaggagagaaagcctATGAGTGTTATGAATGTGGGAAGTTCTTCTCTCAGATGTCATATCTCACTATCCACCATCGAATTCATTCAGGAGAGAAACCTTTTGAATGTAacgaatgtgggaaagccttctctCGGATGTCATACCTTACAGTACATTATAGAACTCATTCAGGAGAGAAGCCCTATGAATGTAACGAATGTGGGAAAAAATTCTACCACAAATCAGCCTTCAATAGCCATCAGAGAGTTCACAGGAGAGGGAATATGAACATACTTGATGTGGGAAGGCTCCTCTGA